Genomic segment of Bdellovibrio bacteriovorus:
CTTCTAAGATCACGGGGATAGCTTGCGACTGGACGGGAGTGCAATCCTCATAGTTCATACTATGGATTGCCGAATACAATTGAGAATCTAAATTCAATTCTGAGAATTTCAAATTTTACTACTCCGATCTGAAACCCCAAAGTACTGACAGCAAAGGGAAAAGTCAAAGAGGCGGCTTAAAAGCCGCCCACAAACAGGCGCAAAGCCTCGCTAAAAGCCTGAGGTTGATCTGAGTGGACCCAGTGGCCCGCATTCGGGATTTCGACGCCCTTAATCAAGCGGTTGCTAGCCAACATCTTCTGATAGTTTTCATGGCTGAGCTCTTGGGAATTGGCCCCGCGAACCAAAAGTGTCGGAACCTCTAAGGCCTCAACTTCATTCCAGCGGTCATCGCCCCGACCTAAGCGCACGGAATCGATGATGCCTTGCTTTGAAAAGCGCCAGTCCACAAGACCGTTCGGCTTTTCCTCCATGTTGGCGTAAAAATAGTTGGCCATGACCTGCACGTTTTCACGGGTCTTTGCGGTTTTAATGAACTCCCCAAAAAAATACTCTTTGGCTTGTTCGCGATTCGCAAAAGGCGCCGGGACTAAATTCAATAAATATTCGTAATACTCGTGGGCCTTTGGGTTGCCTTCGGGCCCGATATCTTCAATCACCAGACGTTCCACGTAATCGGGAAAGCGGGTGGCAAAGTTTAAAACATTACGGCCGCCCATGGAGTGCCCGACCAGGATGAACTTTTCCCACCCCAACTCGTCGACAATCATTTTCAAGTCGTCCGCATAGTCTTCCGGAGCATAACCAGAACCTGGCTGAAATGAGCGGCCATGCCCGCGTTGATCATAGGCCAAGCACCGTTCCGTACCCTCAATGCCAGAAATGATCTTGCGCCAGTTTTGCCCGTAACCCATCAGGCCGTGCACGAAAACCCAGCGTCTTCCGTTTTCAGGGCCGTAAATGTGATGATAAAAATTGTTGAGATAAGACATCCTTTTCCTATACCCCGAGGCCCTTGGGCATTCAAGCCTCCCTTAATTATTTCAAGGACTTAAGTTCCACAGCCTTTGTTGCGAGTTTTTGTTATTCCAATTTGAATTTTGATGCGAAGGGGTATAGATTCAGCGTCAATGATGCCCCAAAAAAGACCCCAGCTCCATGAGGACTGGATTGATTCGTATGCTTTAAGAATTGTGCGCAACCTGCAGGATGCTGGCTTTGAGACTTACCTGGTCGGCGGCTGCGTGCGTGATTTGCTTGTGGGCATTCATCCAAAAGACTTTGATATCGCGACTAGCGCCCTTCCCAATCAAGTTCGTAAAAAAGTACCGAATGCCTATGTCATCGGACGCCGTTTCAAACTTGTTCTGGTTAAGCGGGGCGATCACCAGTTTGAAGTCGCGACTTTCCGTCGCAACGTCACAGCCGAAGAAATTTCGACTGGAGACGATTCGGTTGAGGGCGATAATTATTTCGGAACTTCCGAAGAGGATGCGCAACGCCGCGACTTTACCTGCAATGCCGTTTTCTATGATCCCGTTCAACACAAACTGATCGATCATTGCGGCGGACTTCAAGATATCCAAGATCGCGTTCTGCGCATGATCGGCGATCCGAAAGGTCGCTTGATTGAAGATCCGATTCGCATTTTGCGCGCGATCCGTCTTTCTCATAAATTGCATTTTTCTATTGAGTCCTCGATGCGTTCTGCGATCGCCGAATGCAGCCCTGAATTAAAAAAATCCGTTCTGCCTCGCCGTCGTGAAGAGTGGTTGAAGTTCTTGCGTCTTAAAGAGCCGCACTTGGCTTTCATGGAACTTTTCGATTTGCACATCCTAGAGCAAATTCTTCCGGGCCTGAACTCTGTCTTCATGGATCCGCACCAAATGGAAATCTTTGAAATCCATTTAGCGCGCATGAATTCAGCGGGCATTAACAAAGATGATTCCACCGAATTATTCGCAGCTTTCATGATGGCATTTATGAAGGCGAAGTACGGTGAAGAGCCTTGGAACCACGATGAAATCCTGAATGATCCAAAACTTGCTTACTTCATGCGTGAAGAAATGGGCATCTTCAAACAAGAGGGCGCCATTTTCTTTAAAGCTTTGCACATTATGCAGGGTCTTCATCGTATCGAAAACTATTCGCGCAAAGGTGAAAGAAGACAGATGGCTTTTGTTCACAACGAAGGTTTCGGTCTGGCGATGAAAC
This window contains:
- a CDS encoding alpha/beta fold hydrolase; this translates as MSYLNNFYHHIYGPENGRRWVFVHGLMGYGQNWRKIISGIEGTERCLAYDQRGHGRSFQPGSGYAPEDYADDLKMIVDELGWEKFILVGHSMGGRNVLNFATRFPDYVERLVIEDIGPEGNPKAHEYYEYLLNLVPAPFANREQAKEYFFGEFIKTAKTRENVQVMANYFYANMEEKPNGLVDWRFSKQGIIDSVRLGRGDDRWNEVEALEVPTLLVRGANSQELSHENYQKMLASNRLIKGVEIPNAGHWVHSDQPQAFSEALRLFVGGF
- a CDS encoding poly(A) polymerase, encoding MMPQKRPQLHEDWIDSYALRIVRNLQDAGFETYLVGGCVRDLLVGIHPKDFDIATSALPNQVRKKVPNAYVIGRRFKLVLVKRGDHQFEVATFRRNVTAEEISTGDDSVEGDNYFGTSEEDAQRRDFTCNAVFYDPVQHKLIDHCGGLQDIQDRVLRMIGDPKGRLIEDPIRILRAIRLSHKLHFSIESSMRSAIAECSPELKKSVLPRRREEWLKFLRLKEPHLAFMELFDLHILEQILPGLNSVFMDPHQMEIFEIHLARMNSAGINKDDSTELFAAFMMAFMKAKYGEEPWNHDEILNDPKLAYFMREEMGIFKQEGAIFFKALHIMQGLHRIENYSRKGERRQMAFVHNEGFGLAMKLAFMDYSLSASQMHYWLQQVEKYRGGMPVKASSEESHH